The Gemmatimonadales bacterium sequence TGAGGATATCCTGAACGCCGTGGTCACTGCGGCGGCCAATGGGAACCGACTGGAGCGGATGCGCCCGATCGTGAAGCCGTGGGCTCGCGAGGTACAACGGCTGCTGGCCAAGGAGCCGGAACTCGCGGTCTCTGCCGCGTTCGCCAAGGGCTACGCGTCCGTAGCGGACAAGATGGGCTGGGACGCCGACCGCCGCGCGGCCACCGACGGCGAGGCGGGAATCGTTCAGCAGCGGCTGGCGGAATTCCCGATCGCGCGCACCCGGCCATTCTTCGATGCCGTGGAAGGCAAGACGAAGGGGACCGGCGGCCTGTTGTCGGTCACCGTCAATCCTGAAGCGTGCAAGGGGTGCAACCTCTGCGTGGATGTCTGCCCCGACGGCGCGCTGGTCACCATCCGCCAGGACGACGACTCGTTGGCGCTCCTGCGCCGCAATTGGGAAGTGTGGCAGGAGCTCCCGGACACCGACGACCGGTTTGTCAACGTCTCCGACGTCGATGAAGGAATTGGTGTCCTCTCCTCGCTCCTGCTCAAGAAGGCCACCTACCGCTCGATGGTTGGGGGCGACGGCGCCTGCATGGGGTGCGGCGAGAAGACGGCCGTCCACCTCATCGTCTCGTCCATCTTCGCCTCGATGCAGCCGCGGGTGAAGGAACATCTCGTCCACCTCGACGAGCTGATCACGGCCCTGGACGGGATGGCCCGGGAACTCCTCGCCTCAGGCGCCGACCTCGAGGCCGCCGCCAAGGGGAGCGGCGCCGCCGCGGTCCCAGTCGATGCGGCCAAGCGGGAGCAGCTCGCCCGCCTCACCAAGACCATCGCCGAACTGCGCGACCTGCAATGGCGTTACCAGGCCGGCCCAAGCGGCGTCGGCCGTGCACCCATGGGAATGGCCAACAGCACCGGCTGCTCTTCGGTCTGGGGCAGCACCTATCCCTACAACCCGTACCCGTTCCCCTGGGTGAACCACCTCTTCCAGGATGCGCCGTCGATCGCCATCGGTCTCTTCGAGGCGCAGATGCGGAAGATGGCCGACAACGTGGCGCTGGTCCGCCGTGCGGAGCTCCTCCGCGACGGCTCCTACGACCCGGGCATGCACGATGAATTGCTGTCGTCACTTACCTGGACCGATTTCGACGATGACGAGTTTGCGCTCTGCCCGCCGATCCTCGCCATGGGCGGCGACGGGGCGATGCTCGACATCGGGTTCCAGAACCTCTCGCGCCTGCTTGCCTCCGGCAAGCCAATCCGGGTGGTGGTACTCGACACCCAGGTGTACTCGAACACCGGCGGGCAGGCCTGTACGTCGGGCTTCACCGGCCAGGTGGCCGACATGTCCGGCTTCGGCAAGGCACAGCACGGCAAGAAAGAGGTCCGGAAGGAACTGGCGCTGCTCGGCATCGCGCACCGCGGTGTGTATGTTCACCAGAGCTCGCAGGCGGCCGCCTCCCACCTCATCGGCGGCGTCCTGCGGGGATTGCACAAGCGGCGCCCGGTGCTGATCAACGTCTACACGCCCTGCCCGGTCGAACATGGCCTGGCCGACGACTGGTCGCAGCACGCGGCGCGCCTGGCGCTCGAGAGCCGGGCGTTCCCCTTCCTCACCTTCGACCCCGACGCCGGCCCGACCTACGCCGACCAGCTCTCACTCGACGGCAATCCGGCCGTCGACGACCTCTGGCCGACCTACACCCTGCGGTTCCTCGACGACTCCGGGTCGGAGGAAGCGCTGGAACTGCCGGTGACCATCGCGGACTGGGCCGCGACCGAGGCGCGCTTCAAGCAGCACTTCAAGGAGGTGCCGGCGAGCGAGTGGAACGAGGAGATGCGTCCCTTCCACGAGTTCTTCATTCTGTCCGCCGAAGAGCGGGAGGGCCTGACCCCGTACATCCTGGCCCTCACCAAGGAGCGGAAGCTCCGCCGGCTGCGGGTGTCGAAGGAGATCGTACAGCTGGCGGAGGAGCGGCAGATGTTCTGGTCGCAGCTCCGGCAGATTGCCG is a genomic window containing:
- a CDS encoding ferredoxin; amino-acid sequence: EDILNAVVTAAANGNRLERMRPIVKPWAREVQRLLAKEPELAVSAAFAKGYASVADKMGWDADRRAATDGEAGIVQQRLAEFPIARTRPFFDAVEGKTKGTGGLLSVTVNPEACKGCNLCVDVCPDGALVTIRQDDDSLALLRRNWEVWQELPDTDDRFVNVSDVDEGIGVLSSLLLKKATYRSMVGGDGACMGCGEKTAVHLIVSSIFASMQPRVKEHLVHLDELITALDGMARELLASGADLEAAAKGSGAAAVPVDAAKREQLARLTKTIAELRDLQWRYQAGPSGVGRAPMGMANSTGCSSVWGSTYPYNPYPFPWVNHLFQDAPSIAIGLFEAQMRKMADNVALVRRAELLRDGSYDPGMHDELLSSLTWTDFDDDEFALCPPILAMGGDGAMLDIGFQNLSRLLASGKPIRVVVLDTQVYSNTGGQACTSGFTGQVADMSGFGKAQHGKKEVRKELALLGIAHRGVYVHQSSQAAASHLIGGVLRGLHKRRPVLINVYTPCPVEHGLADDWSQHAARLALESRAFPFLTFDPDAGPTYADQLSLDGNPAVDDLWPTYTLRFLDDSGSEEALELPVTIADWAATEARFKQHFKEVPASEWNEEMRPFHEFFILSAEEREGLTPYILALTKERKLRRLRVSKEIVQLAEERQMFWSQLRQIAGLEVAPAVRDLVAASLEEEFESRSAALRAEYEQKLTDLRASYPAQMARQLATALLSKAGGSAAVAEFLAELPAATMPANGNAVATAPAAPAPATKAPAPAAVPPAAAPAAVAPAPTPAAEVEEDEGMVLEAYIDSARCTSCDECTNISKKLFAYNADKQAYIKDAAAGTFKQLVTAAERCPVSIIHPGTPLNPKEKDLDKWIARAAKFN